GGGATGGAAGCAATGGTATTGCACCTGAAGGCGATGCTGCATGGTTATGGGTTGGAGAAATTAAATACGGATACTTTGTAGATGAAAGCTTAGATATCTCTAATGATACTGCATTATTACAACCTCATGGTGGAGATATCTTTGGAAACATCTATGATTGGTCCCGTACCTCTTCCATCGAAGAATAAATAAAAACAAACAAAGGAGTTAAATAAATTATTTAACTCCACCTCTTTTTCTCTTTTCAGGAGTTATATTATATGATAAAACATGAAAAACTACTCAAATTTTTAGGAAAAAAAATCGTCAGATTTATAATTTTACTCATTTTTGTCATATTATTGAGCTTTTTATTAATAGATATGTCCCCAATAAATCCTGTTAAATCATACATAAGCAATATGATTGTATCACAACAACAAATAGCTGCTTTAGAAAGTTATTGGGGTGTAAATGAACCTATTACAACCAAAATGATTAATTGGCTTGGAAATATGGTTCATGGAGATTTCGGAACATCATTAATATTTAGAATGCCAGTTATTGACGTCATTAAAGAAAGATTCACTGCATCCCTTGTATTGATGTTAAGTTCATGGATATTTTCAGGAGTTTTAGGATTTATTTTAGGAGTTATAGCTGGTTTCAAAAAAGACACAATAATAGACAAAGCAATAAAAGTTTACTGTTACATTTTGCAATCCGCACCAACATTTTGGATTGCATTAATTATACTTATGATATTCAGTGTATACCTTGGTTGGTTCCCAACTGGATTAGGAGTTCCAATTGGAACTTTAAGTGAAAATGTATCAATTTGGGAATGGTTAAACAGATTGATATTACCTATGGTTACATTAAGTATTGTCGGTGTTGCATCAATTGCATTATTTACTAGAGATAAATTAATTGAAGTTATGAACAGCGATTACTTCTTGTTTGCAAAAGCAAGAGGTGAAAATGGATGGAACTTAATTAAAAGACATGGAATAAGAAATATTTTACTTCCAGCAGTCACATTACAATTTTTAGGATTTTCAGAATTATTTGGTGGAGCAGTCTTAGTAGAACAAATCTTCACATACCCTGGAATCGGACAAGCTGCAGTTTCAGCAGGACTTAGAAGCGACGTACCATTATTACTTGGAATTGTAATATTTAGTGCAATATTCGTATATTGCGGTAACTTAATTGCAGACATAATATATAATTTTGTTGATCCAAGAATAAAAGAAGGTGAAGATGATGGTTAATAAAACAAAAAAGAACACATTAAATCCACTTTCAAAAATGAATTTAAGAACAAAAACATTATTAACTATCGGATTAACACTTTTCCTTTTATTACTAGTGGTAATTTGCAGTTTATTTATTAATTCAACTGACATTACAACTAACTTCAGCATTATGAACAGTCCACCATCATTCGAACATTTATTTGGAACTGATTGGATGGGTAGAGACATGTTTACTCGTACTTTAAAAGGATTAGGATTAAGTGTACAGATTGGTGCCGGAGCTTCAATATTAAGTAGTTTAATTGCTATTGGAATGGCATTTTTAGGTAGTTTAAATAAATATTTAGACTCATTCATGTCTTGGTTAATAGATTTATTCCTATCCGTACCACATATCTTATTAATTATTTTAATATCTATTGCACTCGGTGGAGGAGCATTTGGTGTTACAATAGGAGTGGCAGTAACTCATTGGACAAGCCTTGCAAGAATTTTAAGAGCAGAGATTAAACAAATCAAAACTTCAGACTATGTTAAATTATCTGAAAGATTTGGAAAATCAAAAATATGGATTGCAAGAAAACACATTCTACCTTTAGTAATTACACAAATCATTGTTGGAACAATTTTGATTTTCCCACATGCAATCATGCATGAAGCAAGTGTAACATTCTTAGGTTTTGGATTATCCCCACACGAACCAGCAATCGGTATTATTTTATCAGAATCAATGAAATATCTTGCAACAGGTAACTGGTGGTTAGCATTATTCCCAGGATTATCATTATTGATATTAGTATTATTATTTGATATCGCTGGAGAAAATATTAAGAAAATACTTGATCCTACAAGTGCAAATGAATAAGGTGATAATATGGAGAAATTATTAGACGTGAAAAATGTTTCAATTTCATTCATTCAATATACCCAAGGTTTGAATCAAAGAGATTTGAAAGTTATCACCGATTTGACTTTAGATATATCTGAAGGAGAAATTTTAGCAATTTTAGGTTCAAGTGGATCAGGTAAAAGTTTACTTGCACATGCAATATTTGGAATACTACCTGAAAATGCAAATTTAAATGGGATAATCAAATACCAAGGAAAAGAACTATCCCAGAAAGATAAAGAAGAAATACGTGGAAGAGAAATTGCACTTATCCCACAATCAGTGAACTTCTTAGATCCATTAATGAAAATTTCAGAACAAGCAATTGGACAAACTGAAACAGAAGAAGAAAAAAAAGAAAAGAAACAAAAACAAAGAGCAATCTTTGAACATTATAATCTTGGTCCCGAAGTAGATGATATGTATCCATTCCAACTTTCCGGAGGAATGGCCAGAAGAGTGCTCGTATCAACTGCATTACTATCCAATCCAAAATTAGTAGTGGCGGATGAACCAACACCTGGACTTGACCAAAATACAGTCAAAGAAACCCTTAATCACTTCAAACACATGAAAGAAGATGGAATTGGAGTGCTTTTAATTACACACGACATTCATGCAGCATTAGAAGTAGCCGATAGAATCGGAATTTTCTATTCTGGATATGTAATTGAAATTGCTAAAAAAGAAGACTTTTCAGGAGATGGGGAAAACCTCTTACACCCATACACAAAAGCATTATACAAAGCATTGCCTGCAAATGGATTTAACCTAATTAGAGGACATCAACCATTGCATGGAGAAATTCCTGTAGGATGTCCATACTACGACAGATGTGAAATGCGTATGGAAAAATGTAGGAAAGAAAGACCAGAATTAATTGACCTCGGAAATAAAAAAGTCAGATGTTTTAAATATGAAGGAGGTATTGAAGATGGAACTTAAAGGAAGCAATATTTCATATAAATACCCTTCAACTAACAAATACATATTAAAAGATATTGACATATGCATAGACAACTCAAAAATCACTGCTTTAGTTGGAGACAGTGGTAGTGGAAAGTCAACATTATGCAAAATACTTTCTGGATATGTGCAAAAATTTGAAGGTAATGTCACATTAGATGGTAAGGAATTACCTAAAAATGAATTCTGTCCAGTTCAATTGATTTACCAACATCCTGAAAAAGTAATGAATCCAAAATGGAAAATGACAAATATTCTAGAAGAATCATGGATGCCTAATGATGAATTATTAAGAGAATTCGGTATCCAAAAATCCTGGTTTACAAGGTTTCCTCAAGAATTGTCTGGAGGAGAACTTCAAAGATTTTCCGTTCTAAGGTCACTAAACCCAAAAACACAATTTTTAATAGCTGATGAAATGACAACAATGCTTGATGCAATAACACAAGTACAAATCATAACTTCAGTTATTGATATTGTCAAAAAAAGAAAAATGGGAATGCTGCTCGTAAGTCACGACATACCCCTTGTAGAAGAAATCTGTGATGAAATAATTTATCTAAAAGATATTAATGGCATCTAGCCTTTAATATCTATTAATTTTTTAATTAAATAATCTGCCCAGACCATAGTCAGATTATTTGAAACAATTTCACCTAAAACAATTCCCATCCAAGCTCCCCATACACCATAACCCAATACGACACCAAACAATACTGCAAAGAAAATTGTAAAACCTGTTTCTCTTATTATTGTCTGAAACATGGCAGTGATTCCTTTTCCAACACCCTGGAAAACATAAGTTGATGGAACACCAACACCCATTGTCGGATAATAAATTACAATCCATGCCAGGAATGCTGTAAGCTCTGGAGCAATCCTTACACTGCTTCCAGAAGAAGTGAATACCGATGCAATATCTCCTGCAAATACATTAGTCAAAATAGCTACAGCAATTCCAAGAACAATTGAAACCTTCATTGCATATCTATGAGCTATTTTGATATTCATATAGTTACGAGCACCATAGTTTGCAGCAATAACGCTGATTAAAGCTGTTCCAATAGCAAGTATAGGTGTTGTTCCAATAATCACGATTCTCCAGCCTGTTGAGTAGACAGCAACTGAATCAGTTGAACCTACAAAAGTCAATAATGCTGAGAAAACCGCTGCAAAGAAAGCATTGTTTAAAAGCTGAATACTTGCAGGAATTCCAACTTTAACCACATCAAATGAAATATCCCCTTTAAAATCAAAATTGGATAAATTAGGTTTAATATAAGTGTCCTTTTTAGCATAAAACCAATATAATAAAATTAAGATTACAAATATTGATGAAATGATTGTTGCAATAGCTGCTCCCCTAACACCTAAATTCAAAGTATAAATGAAAATAGGATCCAAAATCATATTTAATATTGCAGAAGCAATCATTGCATACATAGGACGAGTAGTATCACCTTCACCTCTGAAAATACCATATAATGCATTGGAAAATATAATGAAAATTGATCCTAAAAGGATTATCACACCATAATCAGTAGCATAACCAATAGTTTGACCTGCACCCATCACATTCAAAATAGGATTTAGGAAAATCAATGCCAAAACAGTTATAATCAATGAAACAATAACATCGATAAAGATTGAATGAACAGAAGCATTATCCGCTTTTTTCTTATTATCTTCACCCAAATATTTTGATATTGCAAAAGCAGCACCAGAACCTAATCCATTTCCAAATCCTACTAAAATCATAAATATTGGTGTGAAAAATCCAACACCCGCAAGTGCATCAGCCCCAAGACCAGATACCCATGCAGCATCAATCAAATTGTAAAAACTGGTAATAAGCAATGAAATAATCAAAGGTATAGACATTTTTATTAATGCTTTTTTAGGGTCTTGAAGCATTATATCTACACTATTTACTAAATCATTACTTAACATAACTAAATATTAAATGTTAATAAAATATAAAATTATTTATTTAAAAATTTCCTAATTGTTCAATTTGTGACAATCAAAAATAAAAAAAAGAAAAATATAATTAGAATAGTGGATCTTTCACCATTCCAATTCTAAATGAGTTTAGAATAACAAGTATTGTTAATCCCAAGTCTCCAAAACCTACAGACATCATCAATGTGATAATACCTAAAATCGCAAGTATTACACACAATAATTTAACTGCAATAGCTACAGTGATGTTCTGTTTAATGATTCCCATTGTTTTGTGAGACAATGAAAATAAATATGGGAGTTTTGAGATATCATCCTGCATCAATGCAACATCAGCTGTTTCAATAGCTACATCAGAACCTGCAGCACCCATCGCAATACCAATATTTGCACGTGCCAACGCAGGTGCATCATTGATACCATCACCAACCATAGCAACATCACCAAACTTGTTTCTGATTGTATCAAGGATATTTAACTTGTTTTCCGGCATCAAATTAGAATACACGTAGTCAATTCCAATTTCATCAGCCACACTTTTAGCAGCAATCTTATTGTCTCCAGTAAGCATTACAGTTTGAACACCTTGCTCTTTTAAATCAGCAATTACTTCAGAAGCGTTTTCTCTGATTTTATCTGATACTGTAATAATAGCCAATACCTTTTCAGCATTACCTACAAATATTATTGTTTTACCTTCAGCAGAGAATTTGTTAATCTCATCTCTTGAAATATCAAATGAACTACCCTCAATTAAAGCTTCATTAGCTGCATAGAACTGTTTTCCATTGATACTTGCAACAATACCTTTACCTGGAACATTTTTAAATTCTTCAATTTCTTCAAATGAGATATTATTCTCTAAAGCATAGTTTACAATAGCCTGTGCAATTGGGTGTGAAGATTGATTTTCCAAAGATCCTGCAATTTTTACAATTTCATCTTTTGAATATTTTTCATCCAATACTTCAACTTCGCTTAAAACCAATTTACCCTCAGTCAAAGTACCAGTTTTATCAAAGATTACTGCTTTTACACCACGCATTTCTTCAACATATGTACTTCCCTTAATCAATACACCATTTTTAGTAGCAGAAGTAATAGCAGATACCATACCTACAGGTGTTGATATTAAAAATGCACACGGACAAGAAATTACTAGTAATGAAAGCGCCTTATAAACCCAATCAATCAAGTTTTGACCAAATAACAATGGTGGAATAAATGCAACACATGCCGCTGCAACCATCATGACTGGAGTATAATATTTAGCAACTTTTTCAACTAAAGACTCAGTTTCAGACCTGTTGAGTTGAGATCTTTTAACCAATGTGACAATTTTTGATATTACAGAATCTTTAGCTTTTTTAGTTACAACAATTTCTAAGTATCCATCTTCATTGACAGTACCAGAGAATACCTCATCACCAACTTCCTTTAAAATCGGAACACTTTCCCCAGTAATGGAAGCCTGGTTGATTGATGATGAACCCAAAACAACTTCACCATCCAAAGGAACTTTATCTCCAGGTTTTACAATGACAATCTCACCTATTTCAACATCATCAACATTTCTTAACTCTTCTGAATCATTTACTTTAACTCTTGCAGTTTCAGGAGCAATTTCAACCAAAGATTTGATTGAACGTTTAGCACGATGTTCAGCATAGTCTTCCAAGAATTCTGCAATATAATATAAGAATGTTACAGCAGCACCTTCTTCAGGATGTCCAATGATGAATGAAGCTACACATGCAATACACATCAACATTGCTGGACCAATAGTATGTCTTTTAACTAATGAATTGTATGCCAAAATAGCTATCTCATAACCTGCAATCAAAGCACCAATCATAAAAATTATTGTGGTTAATGTTGGATTAAATGACATCCATTCAAGGATATGGCCTGCAGCAAAACATATACCACTTGCAACAATAATTTGAATTGGCCTATTAGTAATTAATGGCTTTCCTTCAGCAAGCAATTCACCATCATGATGATGTTCATGTCCAGAATCATCATCAGCACAATCAGGACAACCACAAAGACTTATATCAATATCATCGTGATCATGGTCATGACACCCGCAGTCCTCATCAGAACAAGAATCCGCTTCATGATGCTCATGATCATCGTGACTATGAGAATGCCCATGCTCATGATGATGCTCATGTCCATTGTGACTATGATCATGATCATCTGCACAATCAGGACAACCACAAAGACTTATATCAACATCTTCATCATAATCTATTTCTTCTCTATGGTCATGAATGCTTAAATCTGTATTTTTCTGATAATCTCTTAATAACTGTTTATCATAGTGATTGGAATCTTTACATTGAATTTCATCACAATTTGGATCAAAACAGATGTAATTGTAATGTTCTGGATTGCGGCAATTTTCTTCCTCACAATCAGCATCATAACATCTATTATCCACCATAGTATCACCAATTAAAAATTATTCTAATATATGTTCTAAACCTACTTTGTAAATCATTTCGATATGAAGATCTGTAAGAGAATATCTTGCCATTTTACCTTCTTTTTGGTATTTGACAATATTATTTGCACGCAATATTCTTAATTGATTTGAAACAGTTGTTTGATTCAAATCAAGTGCTTCACATATATCGCAAACACATAAATCTTCAATACTAAGTAGGGAAATAATTTTTAATCTTGTTGGGTTTCCAAATATTTTAAAAAATTCTGATAATTCATTAAATTCATTTTCATCAGGAATACGTTCTTTTACACGGCAAACGACATCATCATGAGAGTTGAATACTTCACACATATCATCATTTTTATTTTCAAGATTATTATTTTCCATAGTTATCACACATATTATATATTTACATATTATGATATGTTTATGTATTTAAATGTTGTCATATCATGATATTGTGATATGTTTTTGAAAATTATTCAAAAAACAAAATTTCAGACCATATTCAAAATAATAAAAAAGACATAGATATTCTTAAAATATATATAATTTAATTGAAATATAATTTATATAAGATTTATTTTTAAACTTATCTTAAAAATAAATATACTAAATTTAAGTTTAGGTTCGTGAATTAAAAATGAAAAGAAGCAAAAAACTAATAATTGCAATCCTTCTTGTAATTCTTTTAGGATTAATAGCTTTTATTGCAGGTACATTATTTATGACACCTGATTTATCCCATGAAAGCAAAAACATATTAGTATTAGCATCTGACAAATACGAGCAATCCAATGGTGGAGTAGACATGGCATTCATGGTTCACTTAGAGAACGGTTCTCTTAAGAATTATACTCCAATCTACCCTGGTGGAATGAGTCACCCTACAAAGTCAGCACCTGGAGACCTTCAAGGTGCAATGATGCTTCACGACTGCCTATGGAATGGACTAAGTGAAGGCATGCAAAATGCAAAAGAAATTGTAGAAGCTCGTACAGGAATGCATGCTGATGCAGTAATTGTTGTTTATGATGAGAGTATGGACAACATTATCAATTCAATTAGCCCACTTGAAGTAAATGGTGTTACATATGATAATTTAACTGCAACATCAATTATTCGTCAAAATGATGCTTATAATGGATATGCAGGAAATGATAATGTTCAAGGTAATATGTCCAGAGCTGATGCAGTAATGGTATTGGCTAAAGCACTTGCAAATGCTGCTAAAGACCCAGTTAAGAAAAGTACCATGGTTCAAACAGCATTGAAAGAATATTCTAACGGAAATATTGTAATGGAACCACAAGGATCATTTACAAAATTACTTGCAACAAAAGGATTTGAAAGTATAGCATAATCTTTAAAGAATTTTTATTCTTTAAAGAACTTTTTTTATTTATTCTACATCTTTTAGAGCTTCAACCATATTTAAATCTCTTATTTTATCTGAAAACATTAAATTGACAGCAATAGATATGGCAAATGTTATTCCTGCTGAAAGAAGTATATTTCCCAAAGTCAATGTTGGAACATAATACAAAGATTCACCTGTAGCATCCAGCATCAATGTCATAAAATAAAAACCAAGAGGAATGCCCAATATAAAACCAATAGCTGTGAATATTAAATTCTGAGTTAACAACAACCTTCTTAAGAAATT
The Methanobrevibacter sp. genome window above contains:
- a CDS encoding metalloregulator ArsR/SmtB family transcription factor, giving the protein MENNNLENKNDDMCEVFNSHDDVVCRVKERIPDENEFNELSEFFKIFGNPTRLKIISLLSIEDLCVCDICEALDLNQTTVSNQLRILRANNIVKYQKEGKMARYSLTDLHIEMIYKVGLEHILE
- a CDS encoding MATE family efflux transporter, yielding MLSNDLVNSVDIMLQDPKKALIKMSIPLIISLLITSFYNLIDAAWVSGLGADALAGVGFFTPIFMILVGFGNGLGSGAAFAISKYLGEDNKKKADNASVHSIFIDVIVSLIITVLALIFLNPILNVMGAGQTIGYATDYGVIILLGSIFIIFSNALYGIFRGEGDTTRPMYAMIASAILNMILDPIFIYTLNLGVRGAAIATIISSIFVILILLYWFYAKKDTYIKPNLSNFDFKGDISFDVVKVGIPASIQLLNNAFFAAVFSALLTFVGSTDSVAVYSTGWRIVIIGTTPILAIGTALISVIAANYGARNYMNIKIAHRYAMKVSIVLGIAVAILTNVFAGDIASVFTSSGSSVRIAPELTAFLAWIVIYYPTMGVGVPSTYVFQGVGKGITAMFQTIIRETGFTIFFAVLFGVVLGYGVWGAWMGIVLGEIVSNNLTMVWADYLIKKLIDIKG
- a CDS encoding ABC transporter ATP-binding protein, producing the protein MEKLLDVKNVSISFIQYTQGLNQRDLKVITDLTLDISEGEILAILGSSGSGKSLLAHAIFGILPENANLNGIIKYQGKELSQKDKEEIRGREIALIPQSVNFLDPLMKISEQAIGQTETEEEKKEKKQKQRAIFEHYNLGPEVDDMYPFQLSGGMARRVLVSTALLSNPKLVVADEPTPGLDQNTVKETLNHFKHMKEDGIGVLLITHDIHAALEVADRIGIFYSGYVIEIAKKEDFSGDGENLLHPYTKALYKALPANGFNLIRGHQPLHGEIPVGCPYYDRCEMRMEKCRKERPELIDLGNKKVRCFKYEGGIEDGT
- the cadA gene encoding cadmium-translocating P-type ATPase translates to MVDNRCYDADCEEENCRNPEHYNYICFDPNCDEIQCKDSNHYDKQLLRDYQKNTDLSIHDHREEIDYDEDVDISLCGCPDCADDHDHSHNGHEHHHEHGHSHSHDDHEHHEADSCSDEDCGCHDHDHDDIDISLCGCPDCADDDSGHEHHHDGELLAEGKPLITNRPIQIIVASGICFAAGHILEWMSFNPTLTTIIFMIGALIAGYEIAILAYNSLVKRHTIGPAMLMCIACVASFIIGHPEEGAAVTFLYYIAEFLEDYAEHRAKRSIKSLVEIAPETARVKVNDSEELRNVDDVEIGEIVIVKPGDKVPLDGEVVLGSSSINQASITGESVPILKEVGDEVFSGTVNEDGYLEIVVTKKAKDSVISKIVTLVKRSQLNRSETESLVEKVAKYYTPVMMVAAACVAFIPPLLFGQNLIDWVYKALSLLVISCPCAFLISTPVGMVSAITSATKNGVLIKGSTYVEEMRGVKAVIFDKTGTLTEGKLVLSEVEVLDEKYSKDEIVKIAGSLENQSSHPIAQAIVNYALENNISFEEIEEFKNVPGKGIVASINGKQFYAANEALIEGSSFDISRDEINKFSAEGKTIIFVGNAEKVLAIITVSDKIRENASEVIADLKEQGVQTVMLTGDNKIAAKSVADEIGIDYVYSNLMPENKLNILDTIRNKFGDVAMVGDGINDAPALARANIGIAMGAAGSDVAIETADVALMQDDISKLPYLFSLSHKTMGIIKQNITVAIAVKLLCVILAILGIITLMMSVGFGDLGLTILVILNSFRIGMVKDPLF
- a CDS encoding DUF4012 domain-containing protein, with amino-acid sequence MKRSKKLIIAILLVILLGLIAFIAGTLFMTPDLSHESKNILVLASDKYEQSNGGVDMAFMVHLENGSLKNYTPIYPGGMSHPTKSAPGDLQGAMMLHDCLWNGLSEGMQNAKEIVEARTGMHADAVIVVYDESMDNIINSISPLEVNGVTYDNLTATSIIRQNDAYNGYAGNDNVQGNMSRADAVMVLAKALANAAKDPVKKSTMVQTALKEYSNGNIVMEPQGSFTKLLATKGFESIA
- a CDS encoding ABC transporter permease; this translates as MVNKTKKNTLNPLSKMNLRTKTLLTIGLTLFLLLLVVICSLFINSTDITTNFSIMNSPPSFEHLFGTDWMGRDMFTRTLKGLGLSVQIGAGASILSSLIAIGMAFLGSLNKYLDSFMSWLIDLFLSVPHILLIILISIALGGGAFGVTIGVAVTHWTSLARILRAEIKQIKTSDYVKLSERFGKSKIWIARKHILPLVITQIIVGTILIFPHAIMHEASVTFLGFGLSPHEPAIGIILSESMKYLATGNWWLALFPGLSLLILVLLFDIAGENIKKILDPTSANE
- a CDS encoding ABC transporter permease; translation: MIKHEKLLKFLGKKIVRFIILLIFVILLSFLLIDMSPINPVKSYISNMIVSQQQIAALESYWGVNEPITTKMINWLGNMVHGDFGTSLIFRMPVIDVIKERFTASLVLMLSSWIFSGVLGFILGVIAGFKKDTIIDKAIKVYCYILQSAPTFWIALIILMIFSVYLGWFPTGLGVPIGTLSENVSIWEWLNRLILPMVTLSIVGVASIALFTRDKLIEVMNSDYFLFAKARGENGWNLIKRHGIRNILLPAVTLQFLGFSELFGGAVLVEQIFTYPGIGQAAVSAGLRSDVPLLLGIVIFSAIFVYCGNLIADIIYNFVDPRIKEGEDDG
- a CDS encoding ATP-binding cassette domain-containing protein, which produces MELKGSNISYKYPSTNKYILKDIDICIDNSKITALVGDSGSGKSTLCKILSGYVQKFEGNVTLDGKELPKNEFCPVQLIYQHPEKVMNPKWKMTNILEESWMPNDELLREFGIQKSWFTRFPQELSGGELQRFSVLRSLNPKTQFLIADEMTTMLDAITQVQIITSVIDIVKKRKMGMLLVSHDIPLVEEICDEIIYLKDINGI